One window of Phycisphaeraceae bacterium genomic DNA carries:
- a CDS encoding SocA family protein, whose translation MTTAEAVARHFVHLANQMEEPTPLTHMQVQKLVYYAQGWSLAYYKKPLFLEPIEAWQHGPVVDRVYQEFKKFGGEAIAAKVGTSATDLSSEETELLRWVWQRYSRYSGSYLRELTHRERPWKEAWGARPSDDRARVPISDAALSEFFREQAQKEAKNIGIDLDELEASIADAKAGRTAVLDLSSYAGNRGTARGKS comes from the coding sequence ATGACCACCGCCGAAGCCGTCGCCCGCCACTTTGTTCATTTGGCAAACCAGATGGAAGAGCCAACGCCCCTGACGCACATGCAAGTGCAGAAGCTGGTGTATTACGCGCAGGGGTGGTCGCTGGCGTATTACAAGAAGCCGCTCTTCCTAGAACCCATCGAGGCGTGGCAGCACGGCCCTGTGGTTGATCGTGTGTACCAGGAGTTCAAAAAATTTGGCGGGGAGGCGATCGCGGCGAAAGTTGGGACGAGCGCAACCGATCTGTCCAGTGAAGAAACAGAGTTGCTGAGGTGGGTGTGGCAACGCTACAGCAGGTACTCCGGTTCGTACCTGCGCGAGCTGACGCACCGAGAACGACCGTGGAAAGAGGCTTGGGGCGCGCGTCCGAGCGACGACCGCGCCCGAGTTCCAATATCGGACGCCGCTCTCAGCGAGTTCTTTCGCGAGCAAGCACAAAAAGAGGCGAAGAACATCGGGATTGACCTTGATGAACTGGAAGCGTCAATCGCCGACGCAAAAGCAGGTCGCACCGCGGTGCTTGATTTGTCGTCATACGCTGGAAATCGCGGCACCGCGAGAGGCAAGAGCTGA